GAAAACTAATGCACTCACCCTTCAAGTATACACAGATGCTGATTGGGATGGCAATATTGATGACCGTACTTCCACATCTGCatatctaatatattttggaGGTAATCCTATTTCTTGGCTCTCAAGGAAACAACGCACCGTTGCTAGGTCATCCACTGAGGCTGAATATCGAGCAGTAGCCACAGCAACAGCTGAAATTATGTGGATAACCAATCTCTTGTCTGAGCTGCATATACCACTATCAAAGCCACCATTGCTCTTATGTGATAATGTAGGTGCCACATATCTATGCTCTAATCCAGTTCTCCACTCCAAAATGAAACACATATCCTTGGACTATCACTTTGTGCGTGAACAAGTACGTGATGGAAAGCTACAAGTCTCTCATGTGTCTACCAAGGATCAACTTGCTGACCTTCTCACCAAGCCCTTACCTCGAGctaaatttgaagaattaagGTCCAAGATGAAAGTCACAGATGGTAACTTCATCTTGAGGGGGCATATAGGAGAATTAATATGAAATAATAAAGAATTAATGAGGAGCAAAAGTCATACCACAACAAATCAAAGTATGGAACTGTTACAGCTCAAAAGTCAATGagacaacaaaacaaatcatgtAATTATAGTAATTGTATTATATGTATTTATGTAGTATTATATATTTCCTTGATTGTAGCATAGTGCATGAATGCACTCGGTTCACTCTCTATCTATTAATAGAGATTATTCTCACAATTgtaattcattcaaaaataatataaaccaCTGTTCTTATAGTGGGAAACACCCAAGTCGATCAAGTAAGAAGTGATATAAAATCCAAATCAAATTTTGTCTCGATCATGAGACACATATACTATGTAATTTATGCATCGCTGTCTCAGAAAAAATAACAACTGTAGTGCTTGCTTAGCAGTAGTGAAAGCCGTGGCCCCTGGGCCCACATTTAAGATTATCTTATTGTCCCCGTGTTCGCGTGGTTCTGTTCCTTTGCCATTCCACCAATAAactataggcttaattgcacttttggacccctattttttcaaaagttgcggttatggacccctaactaatttaaatacaaaacagccccctatattttgattctttggcagttttggacccccaaggcaaataaataaataaaaattgacacgtggcacctcacttagggtgccacgtcagcgttgaccgagtcaacaatggactggaggtccaaaactgccaaagaatcaaaacatagggggctgttttgtatttaaattagttaggggtccataaccgcaacttttgaaaagataggggtccaaaagtgcaattaagcctaaactATATAAACTCCACACCAACACATTTTCTTCAATAACTATTGATACAAAAAATTCCCAAGCTAATAATATTCAATTCAATCACATAAGCAACTTATTCAAATAATGGATTTCTTCATGTCATCTTTTGGTGAGTACTCAGACACTTCTTCTTCAGAAACAAGTTCCTCGGAAGTGATTTTGGCATCAGTTAATAAGCCAAAGAAGAGAGCAGGTAGAAGAGTGTTCAAGGAGACAAGACATCCGGTGTACCGAGGAGTACGACGTAGGAAGAATAACAAGTGGGTTTGTGAGATGAGAGTTCCTAACAATATcgttaacaaaaataataagtcAAGGATTTGGCTTGGAACATATCCAACTCCTGAAATGGCTGCACGTGCACATGATGTTGCTGCACTTACTCTTAAAGGAAAATCAGCTTGTCTTAATTTTGCTGACTCTGCATGGCGGTTGAGGTTGCCGGAGTCGAATGATGCGACGGAGATAAGGAGGGCGGCGATGGAGGCTGCTCAGTTGTTTGCGGTTGAAGACAAGCAATGTTGTGTTACCGTTGAAGATGGAGTGTTTATGGACATGGAAGATTCCAAGAATATGCTAGAAGCACAGGTTCCAGTGGTGTCATCAGAATTTGAAGACATGCATCATTTGCTTCTAAGTATTGCCAATGAGCCTTTACGTTCAGCTCCTCCTTCCCCAACAAATTATGGTAGTTATAACTGGGGTGACATGGAGATTTTTGATACTCAATTAGTTTCACTTTGGAACTTCTCTATTTGAAACGCAAGCACACTACACTCTTTTTGGATGCgattgattttgtaaaacttactttttttttagttcagtTTGAAATAATATTGAAGTCGCACATAAACATAGTTTGTTGGATTGAACATGAAACTTGAACCACCTACTATATAAAGAGATTTAGCTAGTTAGTGGTTAGTTAATAGTTGTTATTAGTTAGTTACTCAGTTGATCTTTATATATGTAAGTGATGTAATCTCTTGATTTAAACTACATTTCTCATATTCgatacaattttcatttcattttataacCTATGTATCTTTCCTATCTTTCATGACCTCTATCAAATTTGTAACACTCGAAATTCGAAGAGTAGTAATGTTTACGGTATTTTTAGTTTAGAGTAAAGATTTAATTTAGTCTCTCGCAATTTTTTAACGGTACAATTTAGTCCTCGACAAAAAATAATACCGAAATtagtacataatttttttatggtgaaGACAAATTTATATCTATGCTATAATGAGTCGATAACTAATTTGTCTCCACATGAAATGATGCAGACTAATTTGGATATTAGTTTTTGTAAATGACTAAATTGGGTTGCTAGAAAATTGTGAACTACCAAATTGTATACATTCGCTTTTTGGTGTAATAAAAGTATTTCAAtcattcatcaaaaaaaaaaagtatttcaatCTGAACACAATATTTAGCTCCGAGAGTTTGAatgttttgatttgaaattaaaagacTTTGAATATAAAATGTGAATGAATTAAAAGACATATGTATAAATCTTGTTTTAGTTGACCTTTATTTTGTTGGACCTATATGTTGCTTGGCGATTCCTTCCATTTTCATTGGACTTACAATTGTTGATT
Above is a genomic segment from Medicago truncatula cultivar Jemalong A17 chromosome 5, MtrunA17r5.0-ANR, whole genome shotgun sequence containing:
- the LOC11438570 gene encoding dehydration-responsive element-binding protein 1E, whose amino-acid sequence is MDFFMSSFGEYSDTSSSETSSSEVILASVNKPKKRAGRRVFKETRHPVYRGVRRRKNNKWVCEMRVPNNIVNKNNKSRIWLGTYPTPEMAARAHDVAALTLKGKSACLNFADSAWRLRLPESNDATEIRRAAMEAAQLFAVEDKQCCVTVEDGVFMDMEDSKNMLEAQVPVVSSEFEDMHHLLLSIANEPLRSAPPSPTNYGSYNWGDMEIFDTQLVSLWNFSI